A window of Adhaeribacter arboris genomic DNA:
CTCAAAATATCCTCTACCATCGATTTAAAATTGCTGATAAATACATCAACGGTTAAATTCCCCATGTCACCAATGCCGTGCTTACGAACCGCAATAATACTATTCTCTTGCTCTTTCTCTCCTACAATAATCATGTAAGGAATTTTTTGCATTTCCGCATCCCGTATTTTACGACCAATTTTCTCATCCCGGGTGTCAATATGACCCCGAATATCTTCCTGCAGCAAGCGCTCGTACACCTGCTGGGCATAATCGTGGTACTTCTCCGAAATAGGTAAAATAGCAAATTGCTCCGGGCTCAACCATAACGGGAATTTACCGGCACAATGCTCTATTAATACCGCTACGAAGCGCTCTATGGAACCGAAAGGTGCCCGGTGAATCATAACCGGACGTTGTTTGGTGTTATCGGAGGCGGTATATTCTAATTGAAAACGCTCGGGCAGGTTATAATCTACCTGAATGGTACCTAATTGCCACTTTCTACCCAAGGCATCTTTCACCATAAAATCTAACTTTGGCCCGTAAAAAGCAGCTTCCCCGTACTCGGTGACAGTAGGCAGACCTTTTTCCTGAGCTGCTTCTATAATGGCAGTTTCAGCTTTCTCCCAGACTTCATCGCTGCCTATGTATTTAGACCGGTTAACGGAATCACGCAACGAAATCTGAGCGGTATAATCTTCGAAGCCTAAGGCATTAAACACGTAAAGCACCAAATCAATCACTTTGGTGAATTCTTGTTTCACCTGGTCGGCTCGGCAGAAAATATGCGCATCGTCTTGGGTAAAGCCGCGCACACGAGTCAAACCATGCAATTCCCCACTTTGCTCATACCGATAAACAGTACCAAATTCAGCTAAGCGCAAAGGTAAGTCACGGTACGAACGAGGTTTTACTTTGTAAATTTCACAATGATGCGGACAATTCATGGGTTTTAGCAAGAACTCCTCCCCTTCATTAGGAGTATGAATGGGCTGAAAAGAATCTTTACCGTATTTTTCGTAGTGCCCGGAAGTTACGTACAGCTCTTTAGCTCCAATGTGCGGTGTAACTACTTGCTGGTATCCGGCTTTCACTTGAGCCCGGCGCATAAAATTTTCGAGCCGTTCGCGCAAAGCAGTGCCTTTCGGCAACCATAAAGGTAAACCCATACCCACCTTCTCCGAAAAGGCAAATAACTCCAGTTCTTTCCCCAGTTTGCGGTGGTCGCGCCGCTTAGCTTCTTCCAGTTTTTCCAGGTACTCAGTTAAATCTTTCTGTTTCGGAAAAGTAATGGCATATACCCGGGTAAGCTGTTTACTTTTTTCATCGCCGCGCCAATAGGCGCCTGCTACGTTCATGAGCTTGGCAGCTTTTATGAAACCCGTATTTGGAATATGCGGTCCGCGGCATAAATCGGTAAAATTACCTTGGGTATAAAAAGTAATCGTTCCGTCTTGCAAATCTTGCAGCAAATCTAACTTATACTTATCGCCTTTTTCGGTGAAGTATGCTATAGCATCGGCTTTCGAAATTTCTTTACGTACATAGGGACTTTTTGCCCTAGCCAGTTCCAGCATTTTTTGTTCGATAGTCGCAAAATCGTCTTGCGAAAGCTGACGATCGCCTAAATCAATATCGTAGTAAAAACCATTTTCAATGGCGGGACCTATTCCGAATTGAACACCGGGATATAAAGATTCTAAAGCTTCCGCCAACAAGTGGGCGGAGGAATGCCAATACGTAGCTTTCCCTTCTGCATCGTTCCAGGTTAGTAATTGTACCGTAGCATCTTGATTTATAGGACGGTTAGCCTCTACAATTTCGTTGTTTACTTTAGCGGCCAACACATTGCGGGCCAAGCCTTCACTAATGTCGGCAGCTATTTCATAACCGGTTACTCCTGCTTCGTATTGTTTAACCGAGCCATCGGGTAAGGTAATATTAATCATTCTTTTTGCTTCGTAGTTTTTTATTTTCTTCTTTAGATTGCCGGCGTTCCCGAAAAATAGCTAGTAAACTATCTCGTTTTTGCTTTTCCTCGAAACGTAAGCTATCACGTCTGATTTTGTAAAGTTGATACATGGTGCGCCGCACGCCCCACATAGCTTTTATATTTTGTACATCTCGCTTATAAACCCATTGGTAATGCGGCAAGGCTTTCTCTAATTGCCCGGTTTTTTCGTAACTTTCCCCTAGAATGATATGCGACTGCGGCAAATTATCGGAATGTTTCAGAGATTTTTCTAATTCAGTGATCGCTTCCGGATATTTGTTTTTATTGAAAGCCAGCACCCCGACTCTTTGGTGGGCAAGATATAATAAAGAATCGTATTTTACCGCATTTCTATAACTTATGTAAGCGCTATCCAGTTTTTTTAGGTTGGTATAATACTCTCCTTGGTAGTACCACAAATAGGCGTTTGTAGAGTCTTGTTTTTGTCCTGCGCGCAAGTAATTTAAAGCAAAAACATCTTCTTTTCTAGCAAAATAAATCTTTAATAATTGATTATAGGCTTCAATTAAATCAGGGGAACGGCGAATAGCAGATTTAAAGTTGCGAATGGCTTCGGTGGTATCTCTTGTTTGAGCATAAGCTAAGCCCCGATAGAAATAAATATATTCGTTTTGGGGTATTTCTTCGGCGGCGTCGTTTAAATATTGCAAAGCCATTCCGTACTTTTTGCTAAAAAGATATAACTCGCCCAGGAGCACGTCTAAATCGGTACTTCGGTAATTTAAATCTTCGGCGCGGGTAGCCGCCGTAAGGGCAGCAGGATAATTACCCGTTTTCCGTAGAATTTGAGCCTTCCGAAAATAATATTCTCCTTTTTCTTCGTCCTGGGCAATGGCTTGGTTAACATCTTTCAGAGCCGCTGCGTCGTTATTGGCCTCTACGTAAAATTGAGCCCGTTTAAAATAATGGGCTGCATTCTGAGGATCCCGCTTAATAGCAGCGCTGATTTCTTTCAACGTAAAAGCTGGGTCGTACTTCACTTGGCGGAGGTCAATCATTCTATCTTGGCTTTGTTCCGGAGAAGAACAGGATAAAAGTAGAAGACCGCAAATTAAGTAAAGAAGTTTCTGCTGTAACATGCTGCCCCTTGAATCCATTGGTTATACCTGCAGCAAAATTATTAATTTTTAACGTTTATTAAGATACGTTTTCCTCGATATGTTGCTCCGAAATTAAATTAGGAAAGTAGTAAAACTATAATCACTAGCATCTTTAAAGGAGGTAAGAATAATGCTAGCTTTCATAGTAAGGCTTTTTGATTCTATTTTCTTTTAAAACTAAGTACTTTTAAACAGTTGGTTTTAAATTGCAAGGACTTTTATTCTTCCTAAATAGTATTAATGTATAAAGCATTTAAGATTATAATGCTAAAGAACTCCATTTAAAGAATTACTTATAGCTTAAACTGTAAAGAAAATTTCAAACCAAATTTTTTAACATCCGGATTCTGCAGATAAGTTAACCGGTGAAAAGCATCAATCCGTAAAACTTTAAAAATATTCTCTACGGCGTAACCCGCTTCTATATAAGGCGTTTCATTTAAAGTTTTAACTGGTTCCTGCAGCGTACCGTTTAAACCAATGGGAGCAATTATATCTTG
This region includes:
- the thrS gene encoding threonine--tRNA ligase; this encodes MINITLPDGSVKQYEAGVTGYEIAADISEGLARNVLAAKVNNEIVEANRPINQDATVQLLTWNDAEGKATYWHSSAHLLAEALESLYPGVQFGIGPAIENGFYYDIDLGDRQLSQDDFATIEQKMLELARAKSPYVRKEISKADAIAYFTEKGDKYKLDLLQDLQDGTITFYTQGNFTDLCRGPHIPNTGFIKAAKLMNVAGAYWRGDEKSKQLTRVYAITFPKQKDLTEYLEKLEEAKRRDHRKLGKELELFAFSEKVGMGLPLWLPKGTALRERLENFMRRAQVKAGYQQVVTPHIGAKELYVTSGHYEKYGKDSFQPIHTPNEGEEFLLKPMNCPHHCEIYKVKPRSYRDLPLRLAEFGTVYRYEQSGELHGLTRVRGFTQDDAHIFCRADQVKQEFTKVIDLVLYVFNALGFEDYTAQISLRDSVNRSKYIGSDEVWEKAETAIIEAAQEKGLPTVTEYGEAAFYGPKLDFMVKDALGRKWQLGTIQVDYNLPERFQLEYTASDNTKQRPVMIHRAPFGSIERFVAVLIEHCAGKFPLWLSPEQFAILPISEKYHDYAQQVYERLLQEDIRGHIDTRDEKIGRKIRDAEMQKIPYMIIVGEKEQENSIIAVRKHGIGDMGNLTVDVFISNFKSMVEDILSKN
- a CDS encoding tetratricopeptide repeat protein, with translation MIDLRQVKYDPAFTLKEISAAIKRDPQNAAHYFKRAQFYVEANNDAAALKDVNQAIAQDEEKGEYYFRKAQILRKTGNYPAALTAATRAEDLNYRSTDLDVLLGELYLFSKKYGMALQYLNDAAEEIPQNEYIYFYRGLAYAQTRDTTEAIRNFKSAIRRSPDLIEAYNQLLKIYFARKEDVFALNYLRAGQKQDSTNAYLWYYQGEYYTNLKKLDSAYISYRNAVKYDSLLYLAHQRVGVLAFNKNKYPEAITELEKSLKHSDNLPQSHIILGESYEKTGQLEKALPHYQWVYKRDVQNIKAMWGVRRTMYQLYKIRRDSLRFEEKQKRDSLLAIFRERRQSKEENKKLRSKKND